A region of Ignatzschineria larvae DSM 13226 DNA encodes the following proteins:
- the nfo gene encoding deoxyribonuclease IV, translated as MTYYIGAHVSAAGGVQNSVKNAHEIGANAFALFTKNNRRWEGPPLKKADIESYQRFLQVYQYSPKHILPHASYLINPGHHDPEQLAKSRNALLDEFQRCEQLGIELINFHPGSHLNKMPVNDCLATIAESINMVLDQTKGVTAVIENTAGQGSNLGFDFEHLARIIEDVEDKSRVGVCIDTCHAFAAGYELRTEEGCDQTFETFDKVVGFDYLRALHLNDSKGAFASRVDRHHSLGKGEIGETPFRYIMQDDRFRNMPLILETIEPEIWKDEIAWLRSLEAK; from the coding sequence ATGACATATTATATCGGTGCGCATGTGAGCGCCGCAGGTGGTGTACAAAATAGTGTGAAAAATGCCCATGAGATTGGCGCGAATGCTTTTGCTCTCTTCACCAAGAATAATCGTCGCTGGGAAGGACCACCGCTTAAAAAAGCAGATATTGAGAGCTATCAACGCTTTTTACAAGTCTATCAATACTCACCGAAACATATTTTGCCCCATGCGAGTTACCTGATTAATCCTGGTCACCACGATCCTGAACAATTAGCGAAATCTCGTAATGCACTGTTAGATGAGTTTCAACGCTGTGAACAGCTCGGCATTGAACTCATCAATTTCCATCCCGGTAGCCACCTCAATAAGATGCCGGTGAATGATTGCTTAGCTACCATTGCGGAATCCATTAATATGGTATTAGATCAGACAAAAGGCGTGACCGCCGTGATTGAAAATACCGCCGGACAAGGTTCAAACTTAGGTTTTGATTTTGAACACCTTGCGCGCATCATCGAAGATGTAGAAGATAAGAGTCGTGTGGGCGTTTGTATCGATACTTGCCACGCCTTTGCGGCTGGCTATGAGCTTCGAACTGAAGAGGGCTGCGATCAAACTTTTGAAACTTTTGATAAAGTTGTTGGGTTTGATTATCTTCGAGCGCTCCATCTCAATGACTCTAAAGGGGCTTTCGCTAGTCGTGTGGATCGGCACCATAGTTTAGGCAAAGGGGAGATTGGTGAAACACCGTTCCGCTATATTATGCAAGATGATCGTTTTCGCAATATGCCATTAATTCTCGAAACCATTGAGCCGGAAATTTGGAAAGATGAGATCGCATGGCTACGCTCTTTAGAAGCAAAATAG